The Gracilimonas sediminicola sequence AATAAGGTAGAGACGGACTCTGGCAGTTCCGGGGCCGATCATATCAATTTGCTCCGCAGCGCCTTTCGATAAATCAATAATTCTGTTTTTTGCATAGGGCCCCCGGTCGTTTACACGAACCTGAACCGTTTTGCCATTGTCCAGATTCTCGACTAAAAGTATGGTTCCAAAAGGAAGGGTGCGATGAGCAGCTGTTACTCCGTCCATATCATAAACCTCGCCGTTGGCCGTAAGTTTGCCATGAAAATTCGGGCCGTACCAGCTGGAAACACCGGTTTCAATCGCACGGGCGTTATCGGAGGAAATAGGGGCGGTAAAATCAGCTCCTCTTTTTGTAACACCGCAGGCTGAAATCAGAACTCCCGTGAGTACAAATAGAGCAAGGACTTTTAACGAGTGCATGTAGATGATTTAAATTGGACTCCCAAAATATATCCCGCTTTCCGGTGAAATGCTATCAGGCAGATTTCAGATAAATTGAAAATACAGAACCACTTCCTGGTTCGCTTTCCAATTCAATGCGGCCATCCATGCGGTGAACCAATTTTTGAACAATATAAAGGCCAAGCCCCGTAGTTTTTTCTCCACCGGTGGGAGATGCAGATAACTTGGAGAATTTGTTATACATGTTCTTTCTATCCTCTTCCGTAAATCCCGGTCCTTCATCGCCAATACTGATTCTTACCTTTTGTTCGGCGGACAGGTGTTCCACTTTGATAGTGACTGAAGAGTCGGGATGGGAAAATTTATAGGCATTATTAATCAGGTTTTCTAACACACGGGAAAGAGCTTCCTGATCGGCTACGACCAGAGGGAGATTGTCATCAATTCGTAGAATGGTTTTTATAGATTTTTTATCTCCCAAAATCTTAAGCGCATTGAAGACATCGGTCACCGTTTTTTCAGGAGAAATCGGTTCGGGCTTTATCTTCACTTCCCCAAGTTCAATTTTATTGGCGTCCATCATGTTGCTAACCAGGTTATTTATGCGCATGGTTAAATCATGAATGTTTCCGGCATATTCTTCTATTTCTTTTGGGGGAAGCTGATCGGCATCCATAGCCAAAAGTTCGGAAATGGCTGTAATGGAATTTAGGGGACTGCGTAAATCGTGTGATACTACACCGATAAAACGATGGATATCGTCGTTGAGATAAGAAAGGTTGCGTGCCCCCTCGCTAAGGGATTTGTTAATTTCCTGTTGCCTTTTACGCTGCTTTCTGTAAGCATAAAGTATAGAGCTAAGGATGATAAGACCAATCAGGGAAACGGCAAATAAGATGAGAAGAGTGTCACGGTTAAGCCACTCTAAGCTTCCTGCTATAAGGAATACCCCAAGTGTAATAGATTCGAGCAGATAGTCTAATCCCATCCCACCCATTGAAATAGCACACAAGCTATCCCAAAATCCAAGTGAGACGATTAACATACCTGCTTGGTATGTGCCGCCAGTCATATGTTACCCTTCTAAAGCTGTATATCCTAAAGTATGGGAGAATATAGTCGAATGGTTTGATAAAGTCATTTTTCACTAAACTTTTCTGTTAACCCATTCCAAATCAAACTCCATTACTTAAGGAAGGTCGAAAAAACTACCTGATTGGGTGGTTCTTTATCAGGTAAAAAAGAGTACAATAATCGCGAATACGTTGCTAAGTGCCCTAAAAGGGGAAACAGCAACTCAAATTAAATATCAGAACTATGCGGTTATACAAAACTCTGCTTGTGGTAATCGGGCTGTTGATCAGCACGGGTGCACAAGCTCAAAGTGTGATTTCTTTTATGGGTGGTACGCTCGAAAGTTCTTCTATGACGTTAACCTTTACGGCAGGGGAAGCGTTAGCGGGTAATTTCAGCAGCGCATCCGTAAGTATAAGCGGAGGGTTCAGCAATGGCAGCGACTTGGTTTTCACCTCCAACGAGATGCCGGTTACCGACCTGCCGGATTCATTTCGGTTATTGCAGAACTATCCGAATCCATTCAACCCCTCTACAAACATTTCATTCGACTTGCCGAAATCGGCAGATATCAGGGTTGAAGTTTTTAATTCTATCGGGGCAAAAGTAGCAGTGCTTGCTGAAGGCAGAAAACCGGCGGGCAGTTACACCCTGCGCTTCAACGCCTCAAGTCTTGCAAGTGGCATGTATTTCTATCGCTTTATGGCAGATGGAAACGTGATTGCTACCCAGAAAATGCTTTTGATCAAATAATCTAAAAGGACAATAAAATGAATAATCTATTCTACAAACTACTTTTTACGATACTTGCTGTACTGTTTACAGCAGAAGTAATGGCCCAGGTGCCACAAGGTTTTAATTTTCAGGCCGTAGCCAGAAATGCTGACGGAGACCTGATCGCAAACTCAGAACTTGGGGTTCGGATAAGTGTATTGCAAGGCAGTGAAACCGGTACCGCTGTTTATACCGAAACTCAGACACCCACTACAAGTGCGGTTGGTTCATTCCAGATTGTGATAGGAGAAGGGGTATCAGATGGTGACTTCAGCTCTATAGACTGGTCTGCAGATAACTTTTACGTAAAGCTGGAAATAGACCCGGCCGGAGGAACTGAATACGAGGAGTTGGGAACTACGCGTTTGCTTTCGGTTCCTTATGCGTTACTGGCTCGTGATGTCGTGAATGGGGGAGGATCATTTGAAACAGAAGTTAACCTCGACCTCAGTGCAGGCGACACCACGTATGTAATTAACCAGACCGGTGATAATGGAGATAAATTTACCCCGGCATTTACTGTTAACTCAGAATTAAGTGGAACTAATCAGGCTATAGATGCCAATACATTTTCACAATCAGGTAGCACAGAAACACAATACGGCCTTTCCGGAAGTGCTATTGGGGAGGGAACCGGAACTCATATTGGTGTTTTAGGTTCAGCATTGCATGATGAAGGAGAGGGCACTGGTGGCAGACGTTATGGTCTGTATGGTCAGGCCCGGTCAAACGGCCGCGAGAATATTGGTGGTTTTGGTCTCGGGCTAGGAAACGGGGATGGTGAAATCGTAGCATTAGGAGATGAATTTGCCGGAGGTGAGTTTAATGTTGGAGGATTCAATATTGGCCTTGTAGGGTTTGCCCGTCAAAACCTGAATGGAAACATTGGTATTCGCGGATACACGTATGGTTCAGAAGGTGCCAGAGAGAACAGAGCTGTTTCAGCTGAAGCGGTAACTACGGCAACGGGAAGAAATATAGGTGTACAGGCTATTGTTCACAGTTCACAATCAGACAATATGGGATTTCAGGCACTGATGTTTGACGATGGTTCCGGAAATGCTTCTGCCAATAACATTGGAGTTGAACTGGATGTCAGCAATGGTGCCACAGACAATAATTACGGTATCAGGGGATATATCAATGGTTCGGCTACCAATAATACCGGAATGTTTCTTGAAGTATCAGGAGGCAGTAATTCAAATGTTGGGTTGAACGTAACAGCTCCAACAGCTGCAGAGTTGAATGGAGATGTGAATATAAGTGGGAATTTGACCGTCTCAGGTTCTATTACTGAAACCTCAGACCGCAATCTAAAGGAAAACATTCAGCCGCTTCAAAACGGATTAAGTACTATTATGAAGCTGAATCCAACCACCTATAATTTCCGTGGAAATGGCGAGTATAAAGGAATGAAGCTTTCCACCGGTTTACACTATGGACTCATTGCCCAGGAAGTGGAAGAAGTACTTCCTTCGCTGGTTAAAAATAACCTGCACACTTACAGCGAAATGCAAAGTGAAGGTAACGGCCCGGATGCCACTAATGAAACCGCAATCAAAAAGACCATGGAATTCAAAACCATGAACTACACCGAGTTGATTCCGGTATTGATTAAAGGCATGCAGGAGCAGCAGGCTGAAATCGAGCGGCTTAAAAAAGAAATCGAAGAGCTTCGGAAGGACAAATAAAGTTCCTTCTTCTTCAAACAAAAACCCTTCATACAGAAATGTGTGAAGGGTTTTTTATTGAGCCGGTGACTGGATTTGAACCAGCGACCTATTCTTTACGAGAGAATTGCTCTACCCCTGAGCTACACCGGCCTTTAAACTCAATTTTAGCTTTAATCGGGACTCTGCCAGCTGAGGAACTTCGGCATATCGAGAGGTTGAATATTACGATTCTTTTCAAATCTTCTGCAACAGTATTGTTTTCCTCTTACCTTGAAAAGAAAAAATAGATGTCGGTTACCCTTATTCTGATCGCAGCCAATGTGGTCGTTTCATTAGTTGCCCTTTATGCACTTCCCCAGGTTTTTGAAAAAGGTATGATGATGCCGTATCGGGTTATCCGGGAAAACACCTGGTACGAGTTAATCAGCTCCGGTTTTATACACGCAGGAAT is a genomic window containing:
- a CDS encoding septal ring lytic transglycosylase RlpA family protein; this encodes MHSLKVLALFVLTGVLISACGVTKRGADFTAPISSDNARAIETGVSSWYGPNFHGKLTANGEVYDMDGVTAAHRTLPFGTILLVENLDNGKTVQVRVNDRGPYAKNRIIDLSKGAAEQIDMIGPGTARVRLYLIKGDLENSRITDLKVPTYTVQLGSYKERSQAEETSSEIKGSRIEDIKVNRETYYRVYFGTYTDPEEAKKEMERLNRMGYAGFVKQIENN
- a CDS encoding sensor histidine kinase, with translation MTGGTYQAGMLIVSLGFWDSLCAISMGGMGLDYLLESITLGVFLIAGSLEWLNRDTLLILFAVSLIGLIILSSILYAYRKQRKRQQEINKSLSEGARNLSYLNDDIHRFIGVVSHDLRSPLNSITAISELLAMDADQLPPKEIEEYAGNIHDLTMRINNLVSNMMDANKIELGEVKIKPEPISPEKTVTDVFNALKILGDKKSIKTILRIDDNLPLVVADQEALSRVLENLINNAYKFSHPDSSVTIKVEHLSAEQKVRISIGDEGPGFTEEDRKNMYNKFSKLSASPTGGEKTTGLGLYIVQKLVHRMDGRIELESEPGSGSVFSIYLKSA
- a CDS encoding T9SS type A sorting domain-containing protein produces the protein MRLYKTLLVVIGLLISTGAQAQSVISFMGGTLESSSMTLTFTAGEALAGNFSSASVSISGGFSNGSDLVFTSNEMPVTDLPDSFRLLQNYPNPFNPSTNISFDLPKSADIRVEVFNSIGAKVAVLAEGRKPAGSYTLRFNASSLASGMYFYRFMADGNVIATQKMLLIK
- a CDS encoding tail fiber domain-containing protein, encoding MNNLFYKLLFTILAVLFTAEVMAQVPQGFNFQAVARNADGDLIANSELGVRISVLQGSETGTAVYTETQTPTTSAVGSFQIVIGEGVSDGDFSSIDWSADNFYVKLEIDPAGGTEYEELGTTRLLSVPYALLARDVVNGGGSFETEVNLDLSAGDTTYVINQTGDNGDKFTPAFTVNSELSGTNQAIDANTFSQSGSTETQYGLSGSAIGEGTGTHIGVLGSALHDEGEGTGGRRYGLYGQARSNGRENIGGFGLGLGNGDGEIVALGDEFAGGEFNVGGFNIGLVGFARQNLNGNIGIRGYTYGSEGARENRAVSAEAVTTATGRNIGVQAIVHSSQSDNMGFQALMFDDGSGNASANNIGVELDVSNGATDNNYGIRGYINGSATNNTGMFLEVSGGSNSNVGLNVTAPTAAELNGDVNISGNLTVSGSITETSDRNLKENIQPLQNGLSTIMKLNPTTYNFRGNGEYKGMKLSTGLHYGLIAQEVEEVLPSLVKNNLHTYSEMQSEGNGPDATNETAIKKTMEFKTMNYTELIPVLIKGMQEQQAEIERLKKEIEELRKDK